Genomic segment of Chelmon rostratus isolate fCheRos1 chromosome 2, fCheRos1.pri, whole genome shotgun sequence:
AGATTTCTCAAGTGCCTGAAAATAGTCAATATAGCAGCCATATAAATATAGACATAAAAGTACCACTTTATTTGAAAGGTCagctatgttttattttattctgctttcagtgtttttttcctttaaatatattttaaaaacgCACCCAAGAGAGCCAGAGTCATAAAGTAACTAATGCAAGTCCCAGACGTGTTGCAGATTGTCCCTGCTGTCACTGGCCTTTCCTTGGAGACGCCCTGTagatatttatgttttgtttatcaTCGCGGCTCACGAGCTCCACATTAAATCTGCTTGGCAGACATTCCTCATAGAAACGTGGTGTCTCATGCTCTTCTCGCATTTTGGAGGAGAGATACACCACAGCTCCATTCTTGCACAAATGGGTTAACGTCTCCACCAGCAGTGGGTAAGTCTCTGGGAGGTAAATTATATCTGCACAAAGCACCAGATCCCAGTCAGGAAGGAAGTTCATGTGGTCTTCACCccaggacagagggaggacgATGGGAAGGGCAGCAGGCCAACCGCTGGATGGCATGTTAGCAGAGACATTGGCCTGAAGTTGTGGGAGAGCCAGAGGAAGGTCTGTGAGGGTCACAACTGCACCTGAA
This window contains:
- the LOC121623323 gene encoding EEF1A lysine methyltransferase 3-like, with product MICGEDEDDPFPVDDGLFAETFYQETVYKLVGEELKIRQLFGANLGVAAPVWEAALHLCCHLGEQAVELRGKRIIELGAGTGVVGILAARLGAVVTLTDLPLALPQLQANVSANMPSSGWPAALPIVLPLSWGEDHMNFLPDWDLVLCADIIYLPETYPLLVETLTHLCKNGAVVYLSSKMREEHETPRFYEECLPSRFNVELVSRDDKQNINIYRASPRKGQ